In Paraburkholderia phenazinium, the following are encoded in one genomic region:
- a CDS encoding toxin glutamine deamidase domain-containing protein: MVTRAVVYGTDGVTGHVWNAVVQNGSVNYIDGQIGGSGAANFQNFSHFQFGILP, encoded by the coding sequence ATGGTCACACGAGCTGTTGTGTACGGAACGGACGGGGTTACTGGGCACGTATGGAATGCTGTCGTGCAAAATGGCAGTGTGAACTACATCGATGGTCAAATTGGCGGTAGTGGCGCTGCTAACTTCCAGAACTTCTCGCACTTTCAATTTGGGATACTGCCATGA
- a CDS encoding YrhB domain-containing protein, whose protein sequence is MTLDLVTAKRMALEYLAEQQTKPGGVPYSIVDSRIVEDDEGWYFPYQSVEFLTTGDMNASLVGNWPIFVRRDGLHVGPCRPEKWLRRN, encoded by the coding sequence ATGACGCTGGATCTTGTCACTGCAAAGAGGATGGCGCTTGAGTATCTCGCGGAACAACAGACCAAACCTGGAGGAGTGCCCTATTCCATTGTTGATTCTCGAATCGTGGAAGATGACGAGGGATGGTACTTCCCTTACCAGTCGGTTGAGTTCTTGACGACCGGAGATATGAACGCTTCTCTCGTGGGAAACTGGCCGATATTTGTTCGTCGAGACGGTCTCCATGTTGGCCCGTGCCGACCTGAAAAATGGCTGCGTCGCAATTGA
- a CDS encoding filamentous hemagglutinin N-terminal domain-containing protein, with protein MNTTKQATMRLPHTSRAILSVAVHASFALSGAHVLAAGIVPDGGTATGVSASSSGRQTVTLAPTVGGVSNNTYSSFNVTSAGADLNNVGVNARTIVNQVTSTNPSLIQGPINVLGPRANVILADPNGVTIDGGSFFNTGHVVVSTGQVSFQDSTQGTSVTQRNVVLTTNGGAITIGPGGLSGTLVNLDLIAKQLSVNGPVTNSFTSSVGGVRAIVGDSTDTYDTSYSPGDNSHDWLVSSTSPGATSSALAVDITALGGITGGRVQLVITDKGAGVRNLGAIYASAGDVVVSTQGDISVADGSIKAENDIQITTPGAFSMQGSQVSATHSVTVNANGISLSDDATGPSILSALTGAVSLTSTGDISSTGSLIQAGAIAANGTASGGDVTLSASGSITNRSTAANLGIIFSANGVASLTAKGDITNDNARILSNGNTSLTAQGDVFNVIDHTSGIDGGQPVAYSDKGGSFLFFTHSTNGFYVDYGTVAQPDQLAYIASTGGSVTIASRNFTNSGGIIQSNDGNVSITAQQAFTNEAVFAGQASYSQGCWIFCHASASSTVMPYGGTIQSGKDITITAGTSASNIGGNVFAAGDLKVSAPTSYAEGVTGYSAINQERGFKAFFGSTWAQIIATDVGGGFTADGSVTLVGQAFIDGGYITGATGVSATNGITTLRAPTTTPVQIGQHLGLTTWWWR; from the coding sequence TTGAACACCACAAAACAAGCGACGATGCGCCTGCCGCATACGTCCCGCGCCATACTGTCTGTCGCCGTTCACGCATCGTTCGCACTCTCGGGCGCCCACGTCCTGGCCGCGGGCATTGTTCCTGACGGCGGCACGGCGACAGGCGTCAGCGCATCGTCGTCCGGCCGCCAGACGGTGACCCTCGCGCCCACGGTCGGCGGCGTCTCGAACAACACGTACTCCTCGTTCAACGTGACTTCGGCGGGCGCCGACCTGAACAACGTCGGCGTGAACGCACGCACCATCGTCAACCAGGTGACGAGCACCAATCCATCGCTGATCCAGGGGCCGATCAACGTCCTCGGTCCGCGCGCGAACGTGATCCTTGCCGACCCGAACGGCGTCACAATTGATGGTGGCAGCTTCTTCAACACCGGACACGTCGTCGTATCGACCGGCCAGGTAAGCTTCCAGGATTCGACGCAGGGAACCAGCGTAACGCAACGCAACGTTGTGCTAACGACCAACGGTGGAGCCATCACGATTGGCCCAGGCGGTCTCTCCGGAACCCTCGTCAACCTCGACCTGATCGCGAAGCAGCTCTCGGTGAACGGGCCGGTCACAAACAGCTTCACCAGTTCGGTTGGCGGCGTGCGTGCCATTGTGGGCGATAGTACGGACACCTACGACACAAGCTACTCCCCCGGTGACAATAGTCACGACTGGCTCGTCAGTTCCACCTCTCCCGGTGCGACCAGTTCGGCGCTGGCGGTGGACATCACGGCACTCGGCGGCATAACCGGCGGGCGGGTGCAACTGGTGATCACGGACAAGGGCGCGGGGGTTCGCAATCTCGGCGCGATTTACGCCAGCGCGGGCGATGTGGTGGTCTCGACCCAGGGCGACATCAGTGTGGCCGATGGCTCGATCAAGGCCGAGAACGATATCCAGATCACGACGCCTGGGGCATTCTCGATGCAAGGCTCGCAGGTATCCGCCACCCACAGCGTCACGGTCAATGCAAACGGCATCAGCCTGAGCGACGATGCGACCGGGCCGTCGATCCTGAGCGCGCTGACCGGTGCCGTCAGCCTGACCAGCACCGGCGATATTTCCAGCACAGGCAGCCTGATTCAGGCCGGTGCAATTGCGGCCAACGGGACGGCAAGCGGCGGTGACGTGACGCTGAGCGCGAGCGGCAGCATTACGAACCGCTCGACCGCCGCGAACCTTGGCATCATCTTCTCGGCTAATGGAGTGGCGTCATTGACGGCCAAGGGCGATATCACCAACGATAACGCGCGGATCCTGTCGAACGGCAACACGAGCCTCACTGCTCAGGGTGACGTGTTCAACGTGATCGACCACACCAGCGGTATCGACGGCGGCCAGCCCGTTGCCTACTCGGACAAGGGTGGCAGCTTCCTGTTTTTCACGCACAGCACGAACGGTTTCTACGTGGACTATGGGACCGTCGCTCAACCGGACCAGCTCGCCTACATCGCATCGACGGGCGGTTCGGTGACTATCGCCAGCCGCAACTTCACCAACTCCGGCGGCATCATCCAGTCGAACGACGGCAACGTCTCGATTACCGCGCAACAGGCATTCACCAACGAGGCAGTCTTCGCGGGTCAGGCGAGTTATTCGCAGGGTTGCTGGATTTTCTGTCATGCGAGCGCATCGAGTACGGTGATGCCGTACGGCGGCACGATCCAGTCCGGCAAGGACATCACCATCACGGCGGGGACGAGCGCCAGCAATATCGGCGGCAATGTCTTTGCCGCTGGCGATCTCAAAGTCTCGGCGCCGACGAGCTACGCAGAAGGTGTCACCGGATATTCGGCGATCAACCAGGAGCGTGGGTTCAAGGCATTCTTCGGCAGCACATGGGCGCAGATCATTGCCACGGACGTCGGCGGCGGCTTCACGGCCGATGGTTCGGTGACACTGGTGGGGCAGGCGTTCATCGATGGCGGCTACATCACCGGAGCGACGGGTGTTTCGGCAACGAATGGGATCACGACGCTTCGCGCCCCCACCACCACGCCGGTGCAGATTGGCCAGCATCTGGGCCTGACGACCTGGTGGTGGCGCTGA
- a CDS encoding ShlB/FhaC/HecB family hemolysin secretion/activation protein — translation MTVHAQTPPGAPPPPPSPPPVRPIQDPAQLIIDQQRAQATQRQLAQPPASISLPAAAPQTSLDIPPDTPVDQIVEAGPTFPVSRIDVEGNTVLPQKRIDAIIAPFVGHALGSHRLNVLLKRLTDAFVKSGYITTRAFLGPQNLESGTLKIRVQVGRIAGYTLNGKPLGPRLKTNEKSAGGGLFTDAGSEWAFPAAPGDVLNIADIDQGVSQINRLRRNQAEIQILPGQSPGDSIVAINNRPGDRLYYTFGVDNYGSESTGLTRYRAGVEADNLIGLQESVNLNFVDSADSNAFVGSFAIPYGRHTFSYTLSESDYQQVIGTSALEYGNTLSHILGWNYALDRTQAGTAGLDATLSWRRTDREVNDIDLDPQHIAVLRFGGNWLRKFVLNDAPGNITLDAGLSEGLPWLEADHDAHGIDRTDAHSQFTKLDATATFTVPLPKLGPVSSAYRGALGGQYVNVALYGSEQLYLGGMDTIRGFRSGEIAGDRGFYSRNEIAWVNMPAWHDGRLEPYVFLDAGKASLIAVPGFPTLAATGAGLRAQWQWRQQMLSGELTVGRALAQPASLGPKTTLVLATFNWNF, via the coding sequence ATGACAGTTCACGCCCAGACGCCGCCCGGCGCTCCGCCCCCACCACCCTCGCCACCGCCCGTGCGTCCGATCCAGGACCCCGCGCAACTGATCATCGATCAGCAGCGCGCGCAGGCCACACAGCGTCAGCTTGCGCAGCCACCGGCATCGATATCGTTGCCGGCAGCGGCGCCGCAGACGTCGCTCGACATTCCGCCAGACACGCCGGTCGACCAGATTGTCGAAGCGGGGCCGACTTTTCCGGTCAGTCGAATCGACGTGGAAGGCAACACCGTGCTGCCGCAAAAACGCATTGACGCGATCATCGCGCCGTTCGTCGGTCACGCGCTCGGCTCGCATCGCCTCAATGTGCTGCTTAAAAGGCTGACCGACGCGTTTGTGAAGTCGGGCTACATCACGACACGCGCTTTTCTGGGCCCGCAGAATCTCGAATCGGGCACCCTGAAGATCCGGGTACAGGTTGGCCGCATTGCGGGCTACACGCTTAATGGCAAGCCGCTTGGCCCGCGTTTGAAGACGAATGAAAAGTCGGCAGGCGGCGGGCTCTTCACAGACGCGGGTTCGGAATGGGCGTTTCCCGCCGCGCCTGGCGACGTGCTGAATATTGCGGATATCGATCAGGGGGTATCCCAGATCAACCGTCTGCGACGTAACCAGGCGGAAATCCAGATTCTTCCGGGCCAGAGTCCGGGTGACTCGATTGTTGCGATCAACAACCGGCCGGGTGACCGCCTGTATTACACGTTTGGCGTCGACAATTACGGCAGTGAATCGACCGGCCTCACGCGGTATCGCGCGGGCGTCGAAGCCGATAACCTCATCGGCCTGCAGGAATCCGTCAACCTGAATTTCGTCGACAGTGCGGACAGCAATGCGTTCGTCGGCTCTTTCGCCATACCGTACGGTCGCCATACGTTCAGCTATACGCTCTCGGAGTCGGACTACCAGCAGGTGATCGGCACCTCGGCGCTCGAGTATGGCAATACGCTCAGCCACATTCTGGGCTGGAACTATGCACTGGACCGTACCCAGGCGGGAACGGCCGGTCTTGACGCGACGTTGTCGTGGCGCCGGACTGATCGCGAGGTGAACGATATCGATCTTGACCCGCAACATATCGCGGTGTTGCGATTTGGCGGCAACTGGCTGCGCAAGTTCGTGCTGAACGACGCGCCGGGCAACATCACGCTCGATGCGGGTCTGTCCGAGGGGCTTCCGTGGCTGGAGGCAGACCACGACGCGCATGGCATCGACCGTACCGATGCGCACAGCCAGTTCACCAAGCTCGATGCGACCGCCACCTTCACCGTGCCGCTGCCGAAACTGGGGCCGGTTTCGTCGGCTTACCGCGGCGCGCTTGGCGGTCAATACGTGAACGTCGCACTGTACGGCTCCGAGCAGCTCTATCTTGGTGGCATGGACACGATACGCGGCTTCCGGTCCGGTGAAATCGCGGGAGACCGCGGCTTCTATTCGCGCAACGAGATCGCCTGGGTGAACATGCCGGCCTGGCACGACGGCAGACTCGAGCCGTATGTATTCCTCGACGCAGGCAAGGCGAGCCTGATTGCTGTGCCCGGTTTTCCGACGCTGGCTGCAACCGGTGCCGGTCTGCGGGCGCAGTGGCAGTGGCGCCAGCAGATGCTCTCGGGCGAACTGACCGTCGGTCGTGCACTGGCCCAACCGGCGAGCCTCGGACCGAAGACGACGCTGGTACTTGCAACATTCAACTGGAACTTTTAG
- a CDS encoding peptidylprolyl isomerase, with the protein MKLMNCSLRTIALTTLAWNLGTPAMAQTDAAAQPMAAQVALPAGTIAVVNGVSIPATQIDEALQASHQPDTPQVRQALRAQLIARELFRQRAEKQGYDTKPEVLQAMSAAKVNAETQLFLKDSIKPEAVTDAQVKARYDEIVAALGKEEYKPRIISVADEATANAVLAQLKVGVAFDALARQYSVAPSKAAGGEMSWLSFRTPVEEGKTQGLPFPVAQAITQLPVGAVTPAAITVAQGNGALYVIVKLDAKRPTQVPPFDQAKDTIRQQLQALAVQKASAQFVAGQLRDATIQQ; encoded by the coding sequence ATGAAACTGATGAACTGCTCCTTGCGCACGATTGCGCTTACGACCCTGGCCTGGAATCTTGGTACGCCCGCGATGGCTCAGACCGATGCGGCTGCCCAACCAATGGCGGCACAGGTCGCGCTTCCCGCTGGAACAATTGCGGTCGTCAACGGGGTAAGTATCCCGGCCACGCAAATCGATGAAGCCTTGCAGGCATCACATCAGCCGGATACGCCACAGGTGCGCCAGGCGCTCAGGGCGCAACTGATTGCGCGCGAACTGTTCCGGCAGCGCGCGGAGAAACAGGGCTACGATACGAAACCCGAGGTGCTGCAGGCGATGAGCGCTGCGAAAGTGAATGCAGAAACGCAACTCTTCCTGAAGGACAGCATTAAACCTGAGGCGGTGACGGATGCACAGGTGAAGGCGCGTTATGACGAGATTGTCGCCGCGCTCGGCAAGGAGGAGTACAAGCCGCGCATCATCTCGGTGGCGGACGAGGCGACGGCGAACGCAGTGCTTGCGCAACTGAAGGTCGGTGTCGCGTTCGATGCGCTCGCCCGCCAGTACAGCGTGGCGCCAAGCAAGGCGGCCGGCGGTGAGATGTCGTGGTTAAGCTTCAGGACACCGGTCGAGGAGGGCAAGACGCAGGGCTTGCCATTCCCGGTTGCGCAGGCCATCACGCAATTGCCGGTCGGCGCAGTGACGCCTGCGGCGATCACGGTTGCGCAGGGGAACGGTGCGCTGTACGTGATTGTGAAGCTCGACGCGAAGCGGCCGACTCAAGTGCCACCGTTCGATCAGGCGAAGGACACGATCCGTCAGCAGTTGCAGGCGTTGGCGGTGCAGAAGGCGAGCGCACAGTTTGTTGCCGGTCAGCTAAGGGACGCAACGATCCAGCAATAG
- a CDS encoding pentapeptide repeat-containing protein, with protein MLTNDADLRELRDRWNIGKYKDLLDALKGALPEDEWVPLSDSLLHPLDGSPAIDLRGLSLPGGKLENLDLSYSHLDFAVFDATEFDEVGFQHAILDGASFKECTFHLAQMLPVYGSGADFRHARLRQSFIEYARLSNSDLSGVTMSDASVNSSELTACNFSGVLAERSEWRWNTTTRCDFVAARFVECRLTATRFEGARLIDATFENCDLSGVDFRGVDLTGVRFLGGTFGDVLQGETTYRTRFDDTPEARRAVAASSTENRDAVAWCPVVSGSSESVQPATSSRLKGNPGEVVPQSGWWISPALGSEEGRRYFKAGERFPEIKSTNWGLVIWSYNSADQG; from the coding sequence ATGCTGACGAACGACGCCGATCTGCGGGAATTGCGTGATCGATGGAACATCGGGAAGTACAAGGACCTGCTCGACGCGCTCAAGGGTGCGTTACCAGAGGACGAATGGGTGCCTTTGAGCGACTCCTTGCTACACCCGCTGGATGGGTCACCGGCTATCGACCTTCGCGGGCTGTCGTTGCCGGGCGGTAAGCTCGAAAACCTGGACCTAAGCTACAGCCATCTCGACTTTGCCGTGTTCGATGCGACAGAGTTCGATGAAGTCGGTTTTCAACATGCGATCCTGGACGGCGCCTCGTTCAAGGAATGCACGTTCCATCTGGCGCAGATGCTTCCGGTCTACGGTAGCGGCGCTGATTTTCGCCATGCGAGACTCCGGCAATCGTTCATCGAGTATGCGCGGTTGAGCAATAGCGATCTTTCCGGTGTGACGATGTCCGACGCAAGTGTGAATTCTTCTGAGCTCACTGCATGCAATTTTTCCGGCGTGCTGGCCGAGCGGAGCGAGTGGCGCTGGAACACGACGACGCGATGCGATTTCGTGGCGGCCCGTTTCGTCGAGTGCAGACTGACGGCAACCCGGTTCGAGGGCGCACGGCTGATCGATGCCACGTTCGAAAATTGCGATCTGAGCGGGGTTGACTTCAGGGGCGTGGACCTGACGGGTGTGCGGTTTCTTGGCGGCACGTTCGGTGACGTGCTGCAGGGCGAGACCACATACCGGACGCGGTTCGACGATACGCCGGAAGCCCGCCGGGCGGTTGCCGCGAGCAGTACGGAGAATCGGGACGCTGTCGCATGGTGCCCCGTCGTGTCTGGTTCGAGCGAATCCGTGCAGCCGGCCACCTCGTCGAGATTGAAGGGCAATCCCGGCGAGGTTGTACCGCAGAGCGGCTGGTGGATCAGCCCGGCGCTCGGCAGCGAGGAGGGGCGGCGCTATTTCAAGGCGGGGGAGAGGTTTCCTGAGATCAAGTCGACGAACTGGGGACTCGTGATCTGGAGTTACAACTCTGCCGATCAGGGCTGA
- a CDS encoding 2OG-Fe(II) oxygenase family protein, with protein sequence MNLHFFKDGVSYVENMLPKETCQTILSLYEKDARKQTGRVLRGLGEKEVQEDIKVSTDLVIRDSDVWQEAYAEVNAAVKEALRRIVEEVEALQLWPLCWTGYKIQHYTKGEGQFKWHFDAIGPGTWARQLSMVLYLNTVEEGGETSFLRQGLKLKPLAGDGVFFPPFWTHAHCGEIPLSEDKFIISTFVSFDIPGAGPPG encoded by the coding sequence ATGAATCTACATTTTTTTAAGGATGGGGTCTCATACGTCGAGAACATGCTGCCAAAGGAGACTTGCCAGACGATCCTGTCGCTTTATGAAAAGGACGCTCGCAAGCAAACCGGGAGAGTGCTGCGCGGACTTGGCGAAAAAGAGGTGCAGGAAGACATCAAGGTCAGCACCGACCTGGTGATCCGCGACTCGGATGTCTGGCAGGAGGCCTACGCGGAAGTGAACGCGGCAGTCAAAGAAGCGTTGCGCCGGATCGTCGAGGAAGTGGAGGCCTTGCAATTGTGGCCGCTTTGCTGGACGGGCTACAAAATCCAGCACTACACGAAAGGCGAGGGGCAATTCAAATGGCACTTCGACGCTATCGGGCCCGGCACGTGGGCGCGGCAATTGTCGATGGTGCTCTATTTGAATACGGTGGAGGAGGGCGGGGAAACGAGCTTCCTGAGGCAGGGACTGAAATTGAAGCCCTTGGCCGGGGATGGGGTCTTCTTTCCTCCGTTCTGGACGCACGCCCACTGCGGCGAGATTCCACTTTCCGAAGACAAATTCATCATATCGACCTTCGTGAGCTTCGACATTCCCGGCGCGGGCCCGCCAGGCTGA
- a CDS encoding helix-turn-helix transcriptional regulator: MTVNTLPDPVASLGSFLRDRRSRLQPRADAQGRRRTPGLRREEVAMRANVSVAWYTWLEQGRGGPPSDEVLERLARALELDAAGREMLFLLAQRRPPLPLYPEVSPAVTPVLQRVLDGLRTSPAIVKTPTWDVVAWNAAAAAVLTDYAALPVRERNVLRLLFGNKTARGSQENWEESARLAVGVFRIDVARVGGDPEAAALAAELQESSAEFRRLYAENEVHSLWGGVKHFRHPIAGVLTLEYSAFAVSGAEGLSMVVFSPVSVADERAIEGLVARRVAVENTAA; encoded by the coding sequence ATGACAGTCAATACCCTTCCCGATCCCGTTGCCTCGTTAGGCAGCTTCCTTCGCGATCGCCGGTCGCGCCTGCAACCTAGGGCGGATGCCCAAGGGCGGCGTCGGACGCCTGGGCTCAGGCGTGAGGAAGTGGCCATGCGGGCGAATGTCAGTGTTGCCTGGTACACGTGGCTCGAACAGGGACGTGGCGGGCCGCCTTCGGATGAGGTGCTGGAGCGGCTGGCCCGGGCGCTGGAGCTGGATGCGGCTGGGCGGGAGATGCTGTTTCTGCTTGCTCAGCGGCGGCCGCCGCTGCCGCTTTATCCGGAGGTGTCGCCTGCGGTTACGCCCGTCCTGCAACGCGTGCTGGATGGGCTGCGTACCAGTCCCGCAATTGTGAAGACACCTACCTGGGATGTTGTGGCCTGGAATGCTGCCGCGGCTGCCGTGCTGACCGATTATGCCGCGCTGCCCGTTCGTGAGCGGAATGTGCTTCGGCTTCTCTTTGGCAATAAAACCGCTCGTGGGTCGCAGGAGAATTGGGAGGAAAGTGCGCGGCTTGCGGTGGGGGTGTTTCGGATCGATGTCGCGCGGGTGGGTGGGGATCCTGAAGCGGCGGCGCTTGCTGCGGAGTTACAGGAATCCAGTGCGGAGTTTCGGCGGCTCTACGCCGAGAACGAAGTGCATAGCCTTTGGGGTGGCGTTAAGCACTTTCGGCATCCGATTGCCGGGGTGCTTACGCTTGAGTATTCCGCTTTTGCGGTTAGCGGGGCGGAGGGGTTGAGTATGGTGGTGTTTTCGCCGGTATCGGTAGCGGATGAGCGGGCTATTGAGGGGTTGGTGGCGCGGAGGGTTGCAGTGGAAAATACCGCCGCGTAG
- a CDS encoding 3-methyl-2-oxobutanoate dehydrogenase (2-methylpropanoyl-transferring) subunit alpha, producing MSLYEPLRLHVPEPTGRPGCRTDFSYLHLSPAGSVRKPPIDVSAIDTSDLAHSLVRVLDDEGRAVGPWAPDLTDEQLLAGMRAMLKTRIFDARMQIAQRQKKISFYMLSLGEEAIGAAQAMALRRDDMCFPTYRQQSILMAREVPLVGMMCQLMSNEADPLKGRQLPVMYSDREAGFFSISGNLATQFIQAVGWAMASAIKGDTKIASAWIGDGATAESDFHTALTFAHVYRAPVILNVVNNQWAISTFQAIAGGEGATFAGRGVGCGIASLRVDGNDYLAVYAASQWAAERARRNLGPTLIEWVTYRAGAHSTSDDPSKYRPGDDWTDFPLGDPIARFRQYLNVKGIWSDQAHDGLVASLEAEIIAAQKEAEQHGTLNDERIPSAASMFDDVYKEMPEHLRRQRQELGV from the coding sequence ATGAGCTTGTATGAGCCGTTGCGTCTGCATGTGCCGGAGCCCACCGGGCGCCCAGGCTGCAGAACCGACTTTTCCTATCTACATCTATCCCCCGCCGGATCGGTGCGCAAACCGCCCATCGACGTCAGCGCCATCGACACCAGCGACCTCGCCCACAGCCTCGTCCGCGTTCTCGACGACGAAGGCCGCGCCGTCGGCCCCTGGGCCCCGGATCTCACTGACGAGCAATTGCTGGCCGGCATGCGGGCCATGCTCAAGACGCGCATCTTCGATGCGCGCATGCAGATCGCCCAGCGCCAGAAAAAGATCTCCTTCTACATGTTGAGCCTCGGTGAAGAGGCGATCGGCGCGGCCCAGGCCATGGCCCTGCGGCGCGACGACATGTGCTTTCCCACCTACCGCCAGCAGAGCATCCTGATGGCGCGCGAGGTGCCGCTGGTGGGCATGATGTGCCAGTTGATGTCCAACGAAGCCGATCCGCTCAAAGGCCGTCAGCTACCGGTGATGTATTCCGACCGCGAGGCCGGCTTCTTCTCGATCTCCGGCAACCTCGCGACGCAGTTCATCCAGGCGGTGGGCTGGGCGATGGCCTCGGCCATCAAGGGCGATACGAAGATCGCCTCGGCGTGGATCGGCGACGGCGCCACCGCCGAGTCCGACTTCCACACCGCGCTCACCTTCGCGCACGTCTACCGCGCCCCGGTCATCCTGAACGTGGTTAACAACCAGTGGGCAATCTCGACCTTCCAGGCCATCGCGGGTGGCGAGGGTGCGACCTTCGCGGGACGCGGCGTCGGCTGCGGCATCGCCTCGCTGCGCGTCGACGGTAACGACTATCTCGCGGTGTACGCGGCCTCGCAGTGGGCCGCGGAGCGCGCGCGCCGCAATCTCGGGCCGACGCTGATCGAATGGGTCACGTATCGCGCAGGCGCGCACTCGACTTCCGACGATCCGTCCAAATACCGTCCCGGCGACGACTGGACCGATTTCCCGCTCGGCGACCCGATCGCGCGCTTCCGGCAGTACCTCAACGTGAAGGGCATCTGGTCGGATCAGGCGCACGACGGGTTGGTGGCGTCGCTGGAAGCCGAGATCATCGCGGCCCAGAAGGAAGCCGAACAGCACGGCACGCTGAACGACGAGCGCATTCCGAGCGCCGCCAGCATGTTCGACGATGTCTACAAAGAGATGCCGGAACACCTGCGCCGTCAGCGGCAAGAACTAGGAGTGTGA
- a CDS encoding alpha-ketoacid dehydrogenase subunit beta, giving the protein MAEFDPIHETSTATTPMTMIQALRSAMDVMLGRDDNVVVFGQDVGYFGGVFRCTEGLQAKYGTSRVFDAPISEGGIVGAAVGMGAYGLRPVCEIQFADYFYPASDQIVSEGARLRYRSAGQFIAPLTIRMPCGGGIYGGQTHSQSPEAMFTQVCGLRTVMPSNPYDAKGLLIASIENDDPVIFLEPKRLYNGPFDGHHERPVTSWAKHPSNAVPEGYYTVPLDSAAVVRPGNAVTVLTYGTTVHVSLAAAEETGIDAEVIDLRTLWPLDLETIVKSVRKTRRCVVVHEATRTCGYGAELVSLVQEHCFYHLEAPIERVTGWDTPYPHAQEWAYFPGPRRVGEALRRVMEA; this is encoded by the coding sequence ATGGCGGAATTCGATCCTATCCATGAGACGAGCACGGCCACCACGCCGATGACGATGATCCAGGCGCTGCGCTCGGCGATGGACGTGATGCTCGGACGCGACGACAACGTCGTGGTGTTCGGTCAGGACGTGGGCTATTTCGGCGGCGTATTTCGCTGCACCGAGGGCCTGCAGGCGAAATACGGCACCTCGCGCGTGTTCGACGCGCCGATCTCCGAAGGCGGTATTGTCGGCGCCGCAGTCGGGATGGGCGCGTACGGTCTGCGTCCGGTGTGCGAGATCCAGTTTGCCGACTACTTCTACCCGGCGTCGGACCAGATCGTGTCGGAAGGCGCGCGCTTGCGCTATCGCTCCGCGGGACAATTCATCGCACCCCTGACGATTCGCATGCCATGCGGCGGCGGCATCTACGGCGGCCAGACTCACAGTCAGAGCCCCGAGGCGATGTTCACGCAGGTCTGCGGACTGCGCACGGTGATGCCGTCGAATCCGTACGACGCCAAAGGACTCCTGATCGCCAGCATCGAGAACGACGATCCGGTGATCTTCCTCGAACCGAAGCGCCTCTATAACGGCCCGTTCGACGGCCATCACGAACGGCCGGTGACGTCATGGGCGAAGCATCCGTCGAACGCCGTGCCCGAGGGTTACTACACCGTACCGCTCGATTCGGCGGCGGTCGTGCGTCCGGGCAATGCGGTGACGGTGCTCACCTACGGGACCACCGTCCACGTGTCGCTCGCGGCGGCGGAAGAAACCGGCATCGATGCCGAAGTGATCGACCTGCGCACCCTCTGGCCGCTCGATCTCGAGACCATCGTCAAGTCGGTGCGCAAGACCCGGCGCTGCGTGGTCGTGCACGAGGCGACCCGCACCTGCGGTTACGGCGCGGAGTTGGTGTCGCTCGTGCAGGAGCATTGTTTCTATCACCTGGAAGCGCCGATCGAGCGGGTCACCGGCTGGGACACGCCGTATCCGCATGCGCAGGAATGGGCCTATTTCCCCGGCCCGCGCCGGGTTGGGGAAGCACTACGACGCGTGATGGAGGCCTGA